The genomic window AGGATCCCGAGTTTGAGCATAATTGAGATATCATCCCAGGCCGATATAAACTTATCTTTCTTATTCTTAAAGAGCTGTATTAGACTGTCGGCCACTTTCTTTGAAATATGAGCTCCGAGTTGCTTTACGGTTCGGTCAATTTGAAGAGAGCTTCTTGAAACGTTTAAAGGAATGTCCGGGCTGTCAATCACCCCTTTTAAGGTCATAAGATAGTTTGGCAAAATGTCCTTGCAACTATCGGCTACAAAAACCCTATTGCAGTAGAGGGCAATATGACTTTTTGTGAGATCACTGTCTCTTTTAAAACGTGGAAAGTAAAGGATTCCTTTTAAATGAAAGGGATAATCCACATTAAGGTGAAGCCAGAATAAAGGCTCTTCTTCAAAAGGGTACAGGTAACGGAAGAAGTCGAGATAATCGGAATCACTTAATGAAGAAGCAGACTTAATCCAGAGAGGTTCCTTCTCGTTGGTTCTCTTGCCATCTAAGTAAATAGCATAAGGAAGAAACCGACAGTAGCGGTCTAAAACTTCGCTAAAAAAAGTCTCCTCCAGGAATTCAAGATGCTCTTCATCAAGATAAAGGGTGATCTCAGTCCCGCGGTCCTTTTTTTCACTTTGCTTAAGTTCATATTGCGAGGAGCCATCGCATTCCCAAAAAGCACCTAAACTGCCAGGTAAATAAGAAAGAGTATTGATTTCTACTTTTTTCGCGACCATATATGAAGAGTAAAAGCCAAGTCCAAAGTGGCCGATAATCGCTTCGCTTTCTTGATTTGCTTCATATTGTTTTACAAAATCTTCCGCGCCTGAAAAAGCAATTTGCGAGATATAGCGGTCTACTTCATCCAGAGTCATCCCAATGCCATTATCTTTAAAGGTAATGGTTTTATTTTCTTTGTTAAGGACGATTTCAATTTTAAGCTCATCTGATCCCGATAGATCAGCTTTTCCCTGATCTTTCAAAATCTTTAATTTTTGCAGCGCATCGCAAGCGTTGGACACAAGCTCCCGCACAAAAATATCACGGCTTGAATAAAGCCAGCGTTTGATGATGGGTAGTATATTTTCGCTATGAATCTGAAGATTTTTCTTTGTCATTTTGGAGGCCATTTTTAAGTTAATACTGTCCATGAGTTGAAAAAATTAGTATCTAATTATAACCTGTTTGCCCAATAAAATCATACACCAAATGGAAAGAGCAAGTCATAGTGGAAAATGGAACCGCTTCCAAGTTCAAGTAAAACAACCTCTCTGTCACCGGCTGACCTTTGAGGGACAAAAGGAATTTTTAAAATCTCTGTTTGACCCTCTTTTGATACGACTTTATAAATTGAAACATAGAGACCCATATTTATAATGATGTCTTTAAGAGCTTCAATGCTTAAGTCATTCCGCGTATTTTTTTGAAGAAGATCAAAAAGAAGTTTATCTACAGCTGGGTGGGCTTTTTTTAAGTCATAAAGGGAAGTTCTTGCCGTTAGCCCAATTCCGCTTAAGTGAGGCAAAGCTTGGCTAACCTCTAAAATAGGAGCATTTACAAGTCTCATACCAGCTTGAAGGGCTTTTTCAAGGTTATGGCAAAAAGCCGGTTTTTCTCTTATTTCGCCTTCCTCTTCCTCCTCCAATGGTTTAGGGTTGAGCACTTCCCCATGAACGCATAACGGAAGAATCCACCATTTTTTTCTCTCAAAAGGAAGGGTTGTTTCAATAATTGAGTCTCTTATAATTTCAGAATTAAGATGAGACTTTAAAAGGAAATTTTCTATTTTCTTTTGTTCTTTCTCTTCTAAAGCTCTCTCTTCTGCAAGCTCGTTTAAAGATTTTCCAACTTTTTCTTTCCCTTTTGCTGGTCTGCTTGGAGCGGCTCCCTCATTTAGGGTGCTTTCAGAATCGCTTTCATTTAATCCGAAAAGGCTTTCTTCCAGGGGATCACTGATAGAAACTCTATCAAAGGTCGGCTCGTAATCATCTTGTTGTCTTTGAGGGAAAAAACTCTCCCGTCTGACTTGGCCTAACGTCATAAGAGCTTCTTGAGCTTCCAGCTCTAAATCTTCTTGAGGGTTTTCCTCAAGCGCGAGGTCTTCCTCAACCCCTTCGCTTGGCTCGACCAAAAGAGGGTTTTTTTCCTGGATTTTTTTAAGGTAAAGATTTTTGCCGGATTCTATTTCCTTGTTAAAGAAGGCTTTAAGATTTTGTCTGACTCTTTTTTTAGTTCCCTTGTAGAAAGGAAAATTTAATGATTTGTAAAGCCCATGATATAATTTCATGAAAAGTTCGGGAAGGTTTTCACTTGTAAGCTCGTTCAAATAATAGCCTTCAAAGGTTTCTTTTTTGGAACGATGCCATAAGATTCTTTTACCGACAGGAGGGATATCAAATTCATAAAGTACGATAAATTCTTTAAGGGAATTCAAACGGTTGATTCGGGACATGCTTTGCTCTACTTCGGCACTTCTAAAATCCCCACAAAAAAAGTAGGCAAAGGAGCCATTTTTGGAAATATTATAGGCAAGACCCGAGGATTGTATTAGAAGAATAAGGGCACGCCTTTCTCCTTTTTTCATCTCTCTTTCAAAACCATCTATAATGATTTTTCGGTATTCGGCCTCATCCTCGCCTGTGATAATGTGGGCTTCTGCATCAAATAAGCCTGAAACCAAGTTTTTAAAAGCATAACCTATGGCTTTCTCATCTACAAAGAAAACCACCCCCTTTTCAAGCTTTTTTGAAAACTCTCCATTATAATAGTCTTCATTAGCAAGATCAAAAATTTCTGTAAGAAGGGCGCTTTCTTTTGCGAATTCTAAGAGCTCTCCTTGCGATTTCCTTGAAAGATTGGCCGATAATCGATTCCTTTCTTCCAGCTCAACTTTCATTTTTGGATGAAAGGCCACTCGCCAAATTCTTTTCACATAGGCAATAAAAAACTTAAGAGAGCCATCTATGGATTTAACTTTTGATTTGAGCTTTTCGTGATAAGTTTTTTCGATTTCATTGATGCAGTTTTTTTGCTCTTCAAAGTGTTCCAATGAGGGGGTAATCATAGACGGTATGATTTTTGGAAGTTTTTCTTCATAGCGTTTGACTACTTCTTCTCTTGTCACTCGAATAGACACAGCGTTTAGAGTCGTTTTGAAAGATTCGGAAAGAGAAAACAGGGCGAGAAGTTCTTTAAAGAGATCTTCTTTGGCATCTTTCTTTTTACTAGGCTTTTCAAAATAAGACGAAAGCTTAGTTAGAAATCTGCGTTTCTTAATTTCCAATTGGTTTGCGATAGCCACCATGCTCAAAATTTCAGGGCTTTGGTTTCTTTGCCTTTGGGGCGCAAAAAGATTTAAGTAAGTCGTTAATTCGGAAACGTCATTGATAAATGGCGTCCCTGTAGAGAGCAGCACGAAAGGTCTTGAAAACTTCTCTTTCGTTGAAAGAATTAATTCGTTTACCAATTTGTAGTGTTTGGTTGTTGCGTTGGCAATTTTTTGGGCCTCATCGACTCCAATGGCTTGCCAAGGCATATCAGCAAGTCCAAGCTCTTTTTTATCAAGAGTTTCAAGATTTAAGAACACAATGCAGCTTTTTTCAGAAAGCTCAGCGCGCTTTTTTGAAAAGCAATAATTTTTTTCCCAAGTCGGTTTATCTATAAAATCATTGAAAATATCAAAAGAGATTAGCGTATAGCACTTATTCCCAAAGCATTTTTCAAAAATATCAGGGTCGTTATCCAATTGAAGATTAGATGGCTCCAAAATATGGCTGTAATGGTTATCTCTTGAAAGTTTTAAAATGGAATTTTTATAAGCTTCCAGTTTATCCAAACTCGACCCAATTAATGCGAGAGTCTCTTTTAATGCGACTAGTTTATAATCTAGAACTTGCTTCTCTTTTTTTGTTTTTTCTGAAAGAGCGACTCGCAAAGACTCGATAAGGGCAACTCTTTCTTCCCCCTCTTTAATCTCTTTTTCAATTTGAACTTTTTTTAGGCTATAGGAAGAAATTTGTTTTTGAACACAAGAGAAGAAGACTTTCGAGGATAAAAAGCCATCGAGAGCTAACTCTTCAAATGTAAAAGAAGGCAAGGTTTTAATGATCTCATCTAATAAATCAAGGATTGATTCAGAGAAGCTTCTTTGAAATTCCTGGATAGATTGCAAAACAGTGGCAATCGGTCCTAAATAAAGAATAGGGCCTGGTGTCTCCTTTAAAAGGTACATGAAAAACTCCGCCATCATACGGGTTTTCCCAAGGCCGGGTTGAGGAGCTAAAAGGACGCCCGGAATACCCCTTTGATGCAGATCAATCATTTTCGAAACGCAAATCTGCTGATAAAGCTTTAAGCATCTTTGAAAGTAGGATACTTCCCCTAAATCGCTTGGGCTTAATCTTAAAATTTCAGAAAGCGTATTGTGGAGGGGGCTTGGAAGATTAGATCCTGAGACGGCTTCTCTAAACTGTTGTTTATGGATTATCTTTCTAGTGTCTTGGATGACGGGAAAATTCAAAAAATCTAAAAGTTCGCATTTAAACTTGTCTTTAAAAGTATCTATATCCGTGTAATTCATAAAAAGCAATTTGGTTCGCCCTTTTTTGCTTCTTTTTGTCTGAGGCTCATAATCAGTTTCGCAAGTTCTGTCAGATTCACTTGCAGCGCCAAGACCATTCTCTTTGGATCTTAAAACAATAAAAGGGATAACGTTACCGTCTTCTTGGAATTTAAACTGCGATCGATCTAAGGCAAGTTTAAATTGAACTTTTTGCTCAAGGTTGAGAAACCCGCTTTGTACGTCAACTATGGAAGCATCCTCACATAAATGGGAAAGAATTTTCTGAGAAAGATCATTTTGAGAAATGAAGGAGACAGGCCAAAAACCGTTTTGAAAATAAAGGGTGCTTGCTACACATTCCATGCCGTTCTTATTTGATTTTAATAGAATTACCGGCTGTTTTTTTTGGAACCCTTGTTTTAAATTTATAAATTTCAAAGGATTTTCCTGAATCCAGGATAAGATATTCCTTCTTAGGCCATGAAGCATTTCAATATTTGATTTAGAGACCAATCTGTCTTCAAGGTCTTCATCTATGGCTTCCTCTTCACTTTCTTCTTCATCAATACCGCTAAGAAGGGCTTTAAATTTTCTTGAATTGATGAATTCTAAATTATCTCTTGCGGAAACTTTAACCCAGGGTATTGCCTTTGTTATAAAATGCATGAAGCAGCTTTCAATTATTTTAAAAGCCCCTTCTTCATAGCTTGCGAAGCACTCTTCCAGTCTCGAAAATAAAGTTTGCACCACTTTTTGATCTAAGCTAAAGGGGGCAACCTTAAACTCACCGCTTTCAAAGTTGTCTCTAAAGCATATTTGAATGGCTTCTTTTTCTTCTTCAAACCATGTTAAAGTCAGGCCGACAAGCTCTTTATAACAAGATTGAATGGTATCGAGGGTGATTTCAGAGGCTTGCTTTAATAATTTTGTTAACGCGATAGGTTTTGTTCTTCCACTCAATACCTCTAAGCCAGAATATCTAGTGGCAGGTATTCTTTTGGTACGCTTTCTTTTTCTTGTAAGAGCTGCCGGAATAAGCTGAACAGGATCGCTGTTTGTTAGAGAAGTGCCAATAGAATCAAGGGTTTCAAGCTCCCATTTTAATATGGAAGCAATCATCTCTTCTTCAGTACCCTCTCTTTTAAAATAGGTAGAGAGCTCAAGGGCAAGAGATGAAGCAAAAACATTGGTAGCATCGTAGAGTTTAAGAGAACAGATTGAACTATCTGCAGAGTCTAAGCTTTCTCTAAAAACCGAAGTCATATTTTTTAGAATTTTAATTAATTCTATTTGGTGCGAATTTTTGACAGGCTGTTCATCCAAGCGCTCAATTTTTGAAACCATTTCTTTGAGCTGTATTAGAATCGATCCGTAGTGTGTTCCGTTTTTTAAGCCAAGAATAAGATTGGACAAGGATTTGGAAATATAATTTAATGCTACAAGATTGCTATCCAAAGAGAGATTTGCATGAAAAATTGCAGATCCGAAAAAAGAAAATTGCGAATGATTATTTATGTTTTGAAGGATAAAACCATAGATCGCTCTTACAAAATTTTGTTTTAATATGATGTCCCCGCTATAGGGCACTTTTGTAAAGCAAAGGCCGTAAAAGATAAGAATTTCTAATGGAGGGGAGGGTTCCTGGCTAACTATTTCATTTAGCGTATAAAGCGCTTCAATAAAGGAGTGTGTTGCCATTAAAGAGTGGGCTTTAAGTAATTTTATGTACTTGCTATGCCCAAAGGATTCAAGGTTATGCAAGATCGCAAATCCTTTATGAACTTTATTATTTAAAAAATAGGCGATGCCAAGGCTTGCAAGAATTTCCAAATCAGATGAATTTGAGCTATCTTTAAATGTTTTGATGTAATCAAGAGCATTTTTGTACTGAAACTTGACAAGAAAATTATTGAATTTTTGAGAGCTGAACTGAGGCCTTGTTCTCTCAATATCCATAGGGGTTGAAAGAGTGTCTGGAACAAATTGTTCAGGATAAATTTGAGGTAAGGGGTCACCTGAGGGGAAAGTGCATTGCATAGGATTAGCGCCTTTTTAGGGAATAATTAAATTACATGAAAACTCAACCTATAGTAACTATAGGTTGAGTAAAGGTTATTTTTATGATTCTGGGTAAAGCAAATCAAAGTGATAAGTGCCATCATTTAATTTGGTTTGAAGAAGCCTGATTGTTCTTGTAGACTGCATGTCGTGTCCCGGAATCGTGATAGGCTCATAAGGCTCACCTTTAGAACGAGCTAAAGCGACATCTTCAGTTCTAAAAATTTTAATAACAAAACCCTTGTTTTTAAGAGCTTCAAGAAGGGGGCCGTCAATCAGTAAATCGGTATACCCTGGAAGAATGTGATTTTTTTGTTGCAATCCTTTCCAAAGCCATCTGTAAACGTAGTAAAATACCCCGCCTGAGGTATTGTGCGTTCCCTCTTCTTGCAGATTCGAAACCTGAATGGATTGGGTTTTAAATCGAATTTTGTTTAAAGACTGATCAGGACTCAATCTTGCGATCATGTGAGGGGCGGGTTGGCTATAAGTCCGCATGTCTTTTTGATTTAGCAAGTCCAATTTATCATTCGCTTCACGTACGTTTCTTTTTATAAAACTTCTAGCTTGTTCCGAATTTTTTGGAAGAGTCGGGTTTTTTTTATCGGGTACACCCCGCATTTCCGTTTTTCTTGGCTGAATGAAAAACTCATCCAAATTAAACCCTGCAATCAAAGATTCACAGAAGTTTGATTTATCTCCCTGCCAATCTACCGGATATAGCTTTATACTTCGCCATTTTAAGGGGACTATACGATAAGAAACATTCTGAATAACATCTTTAGATAAAAGCTTAGGAATGCCTATACGACAAGTCATTAAAGATTCTTCTGACAATCCGTTACTTAGAAGAGACTTGGTTAAAAAATCCGCCCCTGACCTTAAAGTTGGAAAAATATCGGCAGGTGTTTTTGGATCTTTTCTCTCAATCATTTGAGAACTCTCTGAAGATGAGACGCTTCCCGCATCCAATTGTTTTTCTTGGTGGGCAACACTTAACGATCCCACTTCTTCATCTCTTGATATGGGTCGCTCATCCTTGTTTGTATGGCTTGCCAATCTTCTTTTTTTGCGCGACAATTCATCTTCTGAATAAGGCCTTGGCTTTTGAAACTCTTTTTCTCTGATAGATTTTTCATCTTTAGAGTCTTCTTTCGATCGATATGAGCTGCTTGATTCATATCTTGAGCTATAAGATCCGCGAGAACTTGGAGAGGAGGATCTGTCGTTTGATCTTTCACCTCTGAAGTAAGAACTATCTTCGTAAGAATTGCTAGATCTAGAGTAATGACTGTCTCTTGAATGATCTGATCTTGAAGTTGATGAATCTCTTAAGCTTTCAGATGATCTTTTCCTTGAGCTTCTTGATTCTTTTTCTCTAGAGGAACTTTGAGAATTTCTTTCATGATCCCTGTCCCTGCTTGAAGAATGCGAGGATCTTTTGTCTTCTTCCCGCTCATTTCTAGAGGATCTCGAGTCTCTTCTCGATTCTTGGGAAGATTCTTTTTCTCTTGATGAACGTTTTTGTCTAGAAGAGGAAGCCTCTTCATTTTTTTTAGATGAACTTGAAGAGCTTCC from Criblamydia sequanensis CRIB-18 includes these protein-coding regions:
- a CDS encoding SNF2-related protein; translation: MQCTFPSGDPLPQIYPEQFVPDTLSTPMDIERTRPQFSSQKFNNFLVKFQYKNALDYIKTFKDSSNSSDLEILASLGIAYFLNNKVHKGFAILHNLESFGHSKYIKLLKAHSLMATHSFIEALYTLNEIVSQEPSPPLEILIFYGLCFTKVPYSGDIILKQNFVRAIYGFILQNINNHSQFSFFGSAIFHANLSLDSNLVALNYISKSLSNLILGLKNGTHYGSILIQLKEMVSKIERLDEQPVKNSHQIELIKILKNMTSVFRESLDSADSSICSLKLYDATNVFASSLALELSTYFKREGTEEEMIASILKWELETLDSIGTSLTNSDPVQLIPAALTRKRKRTKRIPATRYSGLEVLSGRTKPIALTKLLKQASEITLDTIQSCYKELVGLTLTWFEEEKEAIQICFRDNFESGEFKVAPFSLDQKVVQTLFSRLEECFASYEEGAFKIIESCFMHFITKAIPWVKVSARDNLEFINSRKFKALLSGIDEEESEEEAIDEDLEDRLVSKSNIEMLHGLRRNILSWIQENPLKFINLKQGFQKKQPVILLKSNKNGMECVASTLYFQNGFWPVSFISQNDLSQKILSHLCEDASIVDVQSGFLNLEQKVQFKLALDRSQFKFQEDGNVIPFIVLRSKENGLGAASESDRTCETDYEPQTKRSKKGRTKLLFMNYTDIDTFKDKFKCELLDFLNFPVIQDTRKIIHKQQFREAVSGSNLPSPLHNTLSEILRLSPSDLGEVSYFQRCLKLYQQICVSKMIDLHQRGIPGVLLAPQPGLGKTRMMAEFFMYLLKETPGPILYLGPIATVLQSIQEFQRSFSESILDLLDEIIKTLPSFTFEELALDGFLSSKVFFSCVQKQISSYSLKKVQIEKEIKEGEERVALIESLRVALSEKTKKEKQVLDYKLVALKETLALIGSSLDKLEAYKNSILKLSRDNHYSHILEPSNLQLDNDPDIFEKCFGNKCYTLISFDIFNDFIDKPTWEKNYCFSKKRAELSEKSCIVFLNLETLDKKELGLADMPWQAIGVDEAQKIANATTKHYKLVNELILSTKEKFSRPFVLLSTGTPFINDVSELTTYLNLFAPQRQRNQSPEILSMVAIANQLEIKKRRFLTKLSSYFEKPSKKKDAKEDLFKELLALFSLSESFKTTLNAVSIRVTREEVVKRYEEKLPKIIPSMITPSLEHFEEQKNCINEIEKTYHEKLKSKVKSIDGSLKFFIAYVKRIWRVAFHPKMKVELEERNRLSANLSRKSQGELLEFAKESALLTEIFDLANEDYYNGEFSKKLEKGVVFFVDEKAIGYAFKNLVSGLFDAEAHIITGEDEAEYRKIIIDGFEREMKKGERRALILLIQSSGLAYNISKNGSFAYFFCGDFRSAEVEQSMSRINRLNSLKEFIVLYEFDIPPVGKRILWHRSKKETFEGYYLNELTSENLPELFMKLYHGLYKSLNFPFYKGTKKRVRQNLKAFFNKEIESGKNLYLKKIQEKNPLLVEPSEGVEEDLALEENPQEDLELEAQEALMTLGQVRRESFFPQRQQDDYEPTFDRVSISDPLEESLFGLNESDSESTLNEGAAPSRPAKGKEKVGKSLNELAEERALEEKEQKKIENFLLKSHLNSEIIRDSIIETTLPFERKKWWILPLCVHGEVLNPKPLEEEEEGEIREKPAFCHNLEKALQAGMRLVNAPILEVSQALPHLSGIGLTARTSLYDLKKAHPAVDKLLFDLLQKNTRNDLSIEALKDIIINMGLYVSIYKVVSKEGQTEILKIPFVPQRSAGDREVVLLELGSGSIFHYDLLFPFGV
- the htpG gene encoding molecular chaperone HtpG, which produces MTKKNLQIHSENILPIIKRWLYSSRDIFVRELVSNACDALQKLKILKDQGKADLSGSDELKIEIVLNKENKTITFKDNGIGMTLDEVDRYISQIAFSGAEDFVKQYEANQESEAIIGHFGLGFYSSYMVAKKVEINTLSYLPGSLGAFWECDGSSQYELKQSEKKDRGTEITLYLDEEHLEFLEETFFSEVLDRYCRFLPYAIYLDGKRTNEKEPLWIKSASSLSDSDYLDFFRYLYPFEEEPLFWLHLNVDYPFHLKGILYFPRFKRDSDLTKSHIALYCNRVFVADSCKDILPNYLMTLKGVIDSPDIPLNVSRSSLQIDRTVKQLGAHISKKVADSLIQLFKNKKDKFISAWDDISIMLKLGILEDDKFYDRVKEALIFKTLKNEWITFDDYLSRYKETYKNKVFYLRGEEASSHLVDLYREKGIEVLISSSPLDLPLMQTLERKNSGVKFERVDALIHEDLIDRSREKSILDESGVSQSTKLSSLFKNLLGEDDKLEVVATSLAGDKLPGFLVMSEEERRLRDYMATFNNGAFEDKIDSLMQKRTFVINTNNPLVLTVDQLSEKEPELAKAIAKQIFELSLVSQKEMPPKQFNSFIENTTHLLESLSLKILKEEKAR